One Pseudomonas brassicacearum genomic region harbors:
- a CDS encoding YqaE/Pmp3 family membrane protein produces the protein MDIIRIIIAILLPPLGVFLQVGFGGAFWLNILLTLLGYIPGIVHAVYIIAKR, from the coding sequence ATGGATATCATTCGAATCATCATCGCCATCCTGCTACCGCCACTGGGTGTGTTTCTGCAGGTCGGTTTTGGCGGGGCTTTCTGGCTGAATATCCTGCTGACATTGCTGGGTTACATCCCGGGCATCGTGCATGCGGTGTACATCATCGCCAAGCGCTGA